A genome region from Armatimonadota bacterium includes the following:
- a CDS encoding DUF3084 domain-containing protein encodes MGGYGVFLIAALIVVSGVIAYVGDIIGRRMGRRRLTLFHLRPRHTAVAISVFAGMLIAAFTLTSAMLVSQNVRDAFLHVAAMRRENLQLERTARELEARAVRVQRRLDDAQGRLREVSAALRSQTGELTSTKGQLLRVSGQLRRKAAQLEAQKRDLQATTARLHEVAGELAGSRRDLTSTRSLLASAREQLDQTSAQLAQVEQNLADKSHELQNATRVSLEIGRNLLSLESQRDALQAEVGKLQAQIQDLSQWRSRALQTFGEIRTQFGEIRSQPVIFGANEDMLTLVVEGARPAEQVQRDLRQMVTSINQVADAAGAGKGEDNRAIAVFRPVLDEDTGQVVYYGEEQVLAALAATISATPGSVIVRAVSVGNVVRGETVLVDFELFHNALVFRRDQEIARTSVSSSLDEVSLFLELWAFLRGQVSARARAAGVMALPAGHPGEHVESLFPEPDEVVGKMRYPELLHVIREVKRHRDHVLVVARAAADTWTAGPLQVRLEVEGRE; translated from the coding sequence ATGGGCGGCTACGGCGTATTCCTGATCGCGGCGCTGATCGTAGTGAGCGGTGTCATCGCCTACGTGGGCGATATCATCGGTCGCCGCATGGGTCGCCGGCGGCTGACGCTGTTCCACTTGCGCCCGCGCCACACCGCGGTCGCGATCTCGGTGTTCGCGGGGATGCTCATCGCCGCCTTCACCCTGACCTCGGCGATGCTGGTGTCGCAGAACGTGCGCGACGCCTTCCTGCACGTGGCGGCGATGCGGCGGGAAAACCTGCAACTGGAGCGCACCGCGCGCGAGCTCGAGGCCCGCGCCGTGCGCGTCCAGCGCCGCCTGGATGACGCACAGGGGCGCCTGCGGGAAGTGTCCGCGGCCCTGCGCTCGCAGACCGGCGAACTCACCAGCACCAAGGGGCAACTGCTCCGCGTGTCCGGCCAGCTGCGACGCAAGGCCGCCCAGTTGGAGGCCCAGAAGCGCGACCTGCAGGCGACCACCGCCCGGCTGCACGAGGTCGCCGGCGAGCTCGCCGGCAGCCGTCGCGACCTGACCTCGACGCGCTCGCTCCTCGCCTCCGCCCGGGAACAGCTCGACCAGACATCAGCGCAGCTGGCGCAGGTCGAGCAGAACCTCGCCGACAAGAGCCACGAGCTGCAGAACGCCACACGGGTGTCGCTCGAGATCGGGCGCAACCTCTTGAGCCTGGAGAGCCAGCGCGACGCGCTGCAGGCGGAGGTCGGCAAGCTGCAGGCGCAGATCCAGGACCTCTCACAGTGGCGCTCCCGCGCGCTGCAGACCTTCGGCGAGATTCGCACCCAGTTCGGCGAGATTCGCAGCCAGCCGGTCATCTTCGGCGCCAACGAAGACATGCTGACGCTGGTGGTCGAGGGGGCGCGGCCGGCGGAGCAGGTGCAGCGTGACCTGCGGCAGATGGTCACCAGCATCAACCAGGTCGCGGACGCCGCCGGCGCGGGCAAGGGCGAAGACAACCGGGCGATCGCCGTTTTCCGCCCGGTGCTGGACGAGGACACGGGGCAGGTAGTTTACTACGGTGAGGAGCAGGTGCTGGCCGCGCTCGCCGCCACCATCAGCGCCACGCCGGGCAGCGTCATCGTGCGCGCCGTGTCGGTAGGTAACGTCGTGCGGGGCGAGACGGTGCTGGTGGATTTCGAGCTCTTCCATAACGCCCTGGTGTTTCGCCGTGACCAGGAGATCGCACGCACGTCAGTGAGCAGTTCGCTCGATGAGGTAAGCCTGTTTCTGGAGCTGTGGGCCTTCCTGCGCGGCCAGGTATCGGCTCGCGCGCGCGCTGCCGGGGTCATGGCGCTGCCCGCCGGCCACCCGGGCGAGCATGTGGAGTCCCTGTTCCCCGAACCCGACGAGGTCGTCGGCAAGATGCGCTACCCCGAGTTGCTGCACGTCATCCGCGAGGTCAAGCGCCACCGCGACCACGTACTGGTGGTGGCCCGCGCCGCCGCCGACACCTGGACTGCCGGGCCGCTCCAGGTCAGGCTCGAGGTCGAAGGCCGGGAGTAA
- a CDS encoding polysaccharide pyruvyl transferase family protein, with protein sequence MRVIISGYYGFHNAGDEAVLAGLIAGLVAQPFPNPDSSGPPVARSQTTATAGNGLAAVSGSGNPMDITVLSGAPAATANLHGVRAIGRGLGALRRELRDADLFISGGGNLFQDATSARSCLYYLYVMRQALLARVPVVVLGQGIGPLRRWWVRALVRRCLNRVQGIALRDSESARELERLGVSRPPIRVGADLSFAMSLPPAEEVAAAWRGIGVEDPGSVLAIAPRTWHISGAGEGVVASLAAAVKCATAQFGDVAQPPPAVSPPLQRRRIGQARAPVPHLGAPRPQVVVFPMQRPQDDPACAALADAVGGIFAQPELPPALLAAMIGSARVVVGVRLHALIFAAMGGAMPVAISYDPKVEAFMTDLGLNVAATTADLAGSDVEVSESRSSHPSPSQGYFARRSWATKPAKAGEGRVRVHTRDAHPPPGREGGPTSPWQGEELPEARLAEAIIAAWNAGDETRAALRRAAEERRRVVADTFAWAVEIARGAWPPRP encoded by the coding sequence TTGCGCGTCATCATCTCAGGCTACTACGGCTTTCACAACGCGGGCGACGAGGCGGTGCTGGCAGGCCTCATTGCCGGCCTTGTGGCACAGCCGTTTCCGAATCCCGATTCATCGGGGCCCCCGGTTGCTAGGTCGCAAACGACCGCCACGGCGGGCAACGGCCTAGCCGCTGTGTCCGGTTCCGGCAACCCAATGGACATCACCGTCCTCTCCGGCGCTCCCGCGGCTACGGCGAACCTTCACGGCGTCCGCGCGATCGGGCGCGGTCTCGGCGCGCTCAGGCGCGAGCTGCGTGACGCCGACCTCTTCATCAGCGGCGGCGGCAACCTCTTCCAGGACGCCACCAGCGCGCGGTCATGCCTCTACTACCTCTACGTCATGCGCCAGGCATTGCTCGCTCGCGTGCCGGTGGTGGTGCTGGGGCAGGGCATCGGCCCCTTGCGCCGATGGTGGGTGCGCGCGCTCGTGCGCCGCTGCCTGAACCGCGTGCAGGGTATCGCGCTGCGCGATTCGGAATCCGCGCGCGAGCTGGAGCGCCTGGGGGTCAGCCGCCCGCCCATTCGCGTCGGCGCCGACCTCTCCTTCGCCATGAGCCTGCCCCCCGCGGAAGAGGTCGCCGCGGCCTGGCGCGGCATCGGCGTCGAGGATCCCGGCTCCGTGCTTGCCATCGCACCGCGCACATGGCACATCAGTGGAGCAGGGGAGGGAGTCGTCGCCTCCCTCGCGGCGGCGGTCAAGTGCGCGACCGCGCAATTCGGAGATGTGGCACAGCCGCCCCCGGCTGTGTCGCCGCCGCTCCAGCGGCGGCGAATAGGACAGGCGCGGGCGCCTGTCCCACACCTGGGCGCTCCGCGGCCACAGGTGGTCGTCTTCCCCATGCAACGGCCTCAGGACGATCCAGCCTGCGCGGCCCTGGCCGACGCTGTCGGCGGAATCTTCGCGCAGCCGGAATTGCCCCCCGCGCTGCTGGCGGCCATGATCGGCAGCGCGCGGGTGGTGGTGGGGGTACGCCTGCACGCGCTCATCTTCGCCGCCATGGGTGGGGCGATGCCGGTCGCGATCAGCTATGATCCCAAGGTCGAAGCCTTCATGACCGATTTGGGTTTGAACGTGGCCGCGACCACCGCCGACCTCGCTGGGAGTGACGTAGAAGTCTCGGAGTCACGGTCATCGCACCCCTCTCCCTCTCAGGGCTACTTCGCCCGACGAAGCTGGGCTACGAAGCCCGCGAAGGCGGGAGAGGGTAGGGTGAGGGTACACACACGGGATGCCCACCCTCCCCCGGGCCGCGAGGGCGGGCCGACCTCTCCCTGGCAGGGAGAGGAGTTGCCGGAAGCGCGCCTTGCAGAGGCCATCATCGCTGCCTGGAACGCAGGCGATGAAACCCGCGCCGCCTTGCGCCGGGCTGCCGAGGAACGGCGGCGCGTCGTGGCGGACACGTTCGCATGGGCGGTGGAGATTGCCCGCGGAGCATGGCCGCCTCGGCCGTGA
- a CDS encoding RNA polymerase sigma factor → MKAAMTWAAHPGTYERLARRFHAGVYSYLCWLCSDADLAQDLTQATFVQVWRHPPEFRGERALRAWVYRVARNEYLQHQRRPSLETIALDESTEASAVEPPRFDPQLRLERQELVRAVRGALGRLPDTYREVIVLHNLEGFSLEQVASVLGIPKGTVKSRRAKGFALLRGLLAEEVICDEMQPSATDAS, encoded by the coding sequence GTGAAAGCGGCGATGACATGGGCGGCCCACCCGGGGACGTATGAACGTTTGGCGCGGCGCTTCCATGCGGGGGTGTACAGCTACCTGTGCTGGCTATGCAGCGATGCCGACCTCGCGCAAGACCTGACCCAGGCGACGTTCGTTCAGGTCTGGCGGCATCCGCCGGAGTTCCGCGGAGAACGCGCTCTGAGGGCATGGGTGTACCGGGTCGCTCGCAACGAGTACCTCCAGCACCAGCGGCGCCCAAGCCTGGAGACCATCGCCCTCGATGAGAGCACGGAGGCCTCGGCGGTGGAGCCACCCAGGTTCGATCCACAGCTCCGGCTCGAGCGACAGGAGCTCGTCCGCGCCGTGCGGGGCGCGCTCGGCAGGCTGCCGGACACGTACCGCGAGGTCATCGTCCTGCACAACCTGGAGGGCTTCTCGCTCGAGCAGGTGGCGTCGGTGCTGGGAATCCCGAAGGGAACCGTCAAGTCGCGCCGCGCGAAAGGGTTTGCGCTGCTCCGGGGGTTGCTGGCGGAGGAGGTGATCTGCGATGAGATGCAGCCGAGTGCGACAGATGCTTCGTGA
- the rsmH gene encoding 16S rRNA (cytosine(1402)-N(4))-methyltransferase RsmH translates to MNEQVHRPVMVAEVLEHLALQPGMRVVDCTVGSGGHAQAMLERLGPTGELIGLDVDAEAIERTSRRLAPSGGALLVQGNFRDLETILDNLDRPVADGFLFDLGASAEQLTAVAGRGFSFRSDAPLDMRMNPALGKPAAALVAELPEQDLARLLWEFGEERWARRIARAIVAQRRRTPIRTAAQFAELVAAAIPSGAHSQRTHPATRSMMALRIAVNDELAALRQALPQALRRTRGGGRIVVLSYHSLEDRLTKNAFRDHSRACRCPPFLPICRCEGRPLVRVLTRKPVTPGAAEVESNPRSRSAKLRAAERIPQSP, encoded by the coding sequence ATGAACGAGCAGGTCCACCGCCCGGTGATGGTGGCCGAAGTGCTTGAGCACTTGGCGTTGCAGCCGGGGATGCGGGTGGTGGACTGCACGGTGGGCAGCGGCGGACACGCCCAGGCGATGCTGGAGCGACTGGGGCCCACGGGCGAGCTGATCGGCCTGGACGTGGACGCCGAGGCCATAGAGAGAACCAGCAGGCGATTGGCCCCGAGCGGCGGGGCGCTCCTGGTTCAGGGCAATTTCAGAGACCTCGAAACGATCCTTGACAATTTGGACCGGCCGGTCGCCGACGGCTTCCTGTTCGACCTGGGAGCCTCCGCCGAGCAGCTTACCGCGGTCGCGGGGCGCGGTTTCAGTTTCCGCTCCGACGCGCCCCTGGACATGCGGATGAATCCCGCGCTCGGCAAGCCGGCGGCTGCGCTGGTGGCCGAGCTCCCAGAGCAGGATCTGGCCCGCCTGTTGTGGGAGTTCGGCGAGGAACGGTGGGCAAGGCGCATCGCGCGGGCAATCGTCGCCCAGCGGCGGCGGACGCCGATCCGCACCGCCGCGCAATTCGCAGAACTAGTCGCAGCAGCGATCCCATCCGGCGCGCACAGCCAGCGAACTCACCCGGCCACCCGCAGCATGATGGCCCTGAGAATCGCGGTCAACGACGAGCTCGCGGCACTTCGTCAGGCCCTCCCCCAGGCCCTCCGTCGCACTCGCGGCGGGGGCAGGATCGTGGTGCTGTCGTACCACAGCCTGGAGGACCGGCTGACGAAGAACGCGTTCCGCGATCACTCCAGAGCCTGCCGCTGCCCACCGTTCCTGCCCATCTGCCGCTGCGAGGGGCGGCCGCTGGTGCGCGTGTTGACGCGCAAGCCGGTGACCCCCGGCGCGGCGGAGGTGGAATCCAACCCGCGGTCGCGCAGCGCCAAGCTGCGCGCCGCAGAGAGGATACCGCAGAGCCCTTAG
- a CDS encoding penicillin-binding protein 2, whose amino-acid sequence MRQLSSAGICRRIRIWACVFALGFVLLGVWLFYLQVVRHPVLAKEAEKLQRVRADLLGARGTIYDRNGVPLAFSRITYSIFADPGRIVPQQRPAARLAAILGRPETEIAALLARGGRFQWLCRRANDDVVVRVRELCQTTRGADGKMVEGLRGVGFKAEKKRLYPYGALAGQTLGFVRDDHLGGAGIELAYDEVLSGRDGYLVAEVDGSSHRRVIPGRRLQQVKPESGRDVYLTIDVRIQETAEAALRAAAEQFGAAGGSAVVVDPMTGEVLALANYPTMDPNHYRDFPREQWRNHAVTCVYEPGSTFKLVAACAALEEGGMTPESPVLCCTGAKRIGRRVIHCAQHHGSRAHGALNLHGVVVQSCNIGAATIAAAVGSRKFYHTLRALGFTERTGVGLPGEATGSVPPLQQWRDIRLANLAFGQGISVTPLQLVRAYSAVAARGVLPPLHIVARVGGPDGASAEPLLRGRRALSARTAETMVGILRDVVTEGTGKSAQVAGFTVAGKTGTAQKPTPEQGYASGLRVGSFVGFAPAEDPRMAILVVIDEPQGSGYGSVVAAPAFADIARRGLAYLGMPPRMLAQAMPPVQ is encoded by the coding sequence ATGCGACAGCTTAGCTCCGCCGGCATCTGCCGGCGCATCCGTATATGGGCTTGCGTGTTCGCCCTCGGCTTTGTCCTGCTGGGGGTCTGGCTTTTCTACCTCCAGGTCGTGCGCCATCCCGTGCTCGCCAAGGAGGCGGAGAAGCTGCAGCGGGTGCGCGCCGACTTGCTGGGAGCCCGCGGCACCATCTATGACCGCAACGGCGTCCCCCTCGCCTTCAGCCGCATCACTTACTCCATCTTCGCCGATCCCGGGAGAATCGTCCCTCAACAGCGGCCGGCGGCGAGGCTCGCCGCGATCCTCGGGCGACCGGAGACGGAGATCGCGGCCCTGCTCGCGCGCGGCGGCCGCTTCCAGTGGCTGTGCCGGCGCGCAAACGACGACGTGGTGGTTCGGGTGCGCGAGCTGTGCCAGACGACCAGGGGCGCGGACGGAAAGATGGTTGAGGGCCTGCGGGGCGTCGGGTTCAAGGCGGAGAAGAAGCGCCTCTACCCCTACGGCGCCCTCGCTGGGCAGACGCTCGGGTTCGTGCGCGATGACCACCTGGGCGGCGCGGGGATCGAGCTGGCATACGACGAGGTCCTGTCCGGGCGTGATGGCTACTTGGTGGCGGAGGTGGACGGCTCCAGTCATCGCCGCGTCATCCCCGGACGCCGCCTGCAGCAGGTCAAGCCCGAAAGCGGGCGCGACGTATACCTGACCATAGACGTCCGCATCCAGGAGACAGCGGAGGCGGCCCTGCGCGCGGCGGCGGAGCAATTCGGCGCCGCCGGCGGCAGCGCCGTCGTCGTTGATCCGATGACGGGCGAGGTGCTGGCGCTGGCCAACTACCCGACGATGGACCCCAACCACTACCGCGACTTCCCCCGCGAGCAGTGGCGCAATCACGCGGTCACCTGCGTCTACGAGCCGGGCTCGACCTTCAAGCTGGTTGCCGCGTGCGCGGCCCTCGAGGAAGGCGGCATGACGCCCGAGTCGCCGGTGCTGTGCTGCACCGGCGCCAAGCGCATCGGGCGACGCGTCATCCACTGCGCGCAGCACCACGGCTCCCGCGCTCACGGCGCGCTCAATCTGCACGGCGTGGTCGTGCAGTCGTGCAACATCGGGGCCGCGACCATCGCCGCGGCGGTGGGCAGCCGCAAGTTCTACCACACCTTGCGCGCGCTCGGGTTCACGGAACGCACCGGCGTCGGCCTCCCCGGCGAGGCGACGGGATCGGTGCCGCCGCTCCAGCAGTGGCGCGATATCCGGTTGGCCAACCTCGCCTTCGGCCAGGGCATCAGCGTGACCCCGCTGCAGCTCGTCCGCGCCTACTCCGCCGTCGCCGCGCGCGGCGTACTGCCGCCGCTCCACATCGTCGCCCGCGTCGGCGGCCCCGATGGCGCGTCGGCGGAGCCGCTCCTGCGCGGCCGCCGGGCGCTGTCCGCCCGCACCGCCGAGACCATGGTCGGCATCCTGCGCGATGTGGTTACGGAGGGCACCGGCAAGTCGGCGCAGGTCGCCGGCTTCACCGTCGCCGGCAAGACCGGCACCGCCCAGAAGCCGACGCCCGAGCAGGGGTATGCCTCGGGCCTGCGTGTCGGCTCCTTCGTCGGGTTCGCCCCCGCCGAGGACCCGCGCATGGCGATCTTGGTCGTGATTGACGAGCCGCAAGGCAGCGGCTACGGCAGCGTAGTGGCGGCGCCGGCCTTCGCCGACATCGCCCGCCGTGGGCTTGCCTACCTGGGAATGCCGCCGCGCATGCTGGCGCAGGCGATGCCGCCCGTGCAGTAG
- a CDS encoding UDP-N-acetylmuramoyl-L-alanyl-D-glutamate--2,6-diaminopimelate ligase — translation MRSLFELLADVNYLRLTGAPEVRITGVAYDSRAVEAGNLFACLPGRQTDGHLYISDALARGAVAVLVEPGRVADGQDFGAAAVVSVDDTRSALAAVADAFYDYPSRQLSLVGITGTNGKTTTSYLTAAILRHAGFTTGVMGTLGHRIGDELVPAHHTTPEAPDLQRLLRRMVEAGVTHGALEVSSHALALRRADHCAFSFAVFTNLTRDHMDFHTDATDYFEAKARLFCDPLLFPRHRLRINVINADDPAGRALTARAVGLTVTYGIEGRGDVMARDVALSAAGTSFRVQTPQGVLPVNLQLVGTFNVYNALAALAVALGVGVELEPAVAALESVAPIRGRFERVEAGQDFAVVIDYSHTPDGLEKALRDARRLVPGRLLVVFGAGGDRDPGKRPLMGEIAARLADLAFITSDNPRSEPPERIIRDIVAGVPRASRRRCHTEPDRREAIRLALDEARAGDLVLVAGKGHETYQIFADRSLHFDDREVVTEIVAGRNRQAGGRQV, via the coding sequence ATGAGAAGCCTGTTCGAACTACTCGCCGACGTCAACTACCTGCGACTCACGGGCGCGCCGGAGGTGCGGATAACCGGCGTTGCCTATGACTCGCGCGCGGTCGAAGCGGGCAACCTGTTTGCCTGTCTGCCGGGCCGGCAGACCGATGGCCACCTCTACATCAGCGACGCGTTGGCGCGCGGGGCGGTGGCGGTGTTAGTGGAGCCCGGACGCGTCGCCGACGGCCAAGACTTCGGCGCGGCCGCGGTGGTGTCGGTGGATGACACGCGCAGCGCCCTCGCCGCGGTCGCGGACGCGTTCTACGACTACCCGTCGCGCCAGCTCTCGCTGGTAGGCATCACCGGCACCAACGGCAAGACTACCACCAGCTACCTGACGGCGGCGATCCTGCGTCACGCGGGATTCACCACCGGCGTCATGGGCACGCTGGGCCACCGCATCGGGGACGAGCTGGTGCCGGCCCATCACACCACGCCCGAGGCCCCCGACTTGCAGCGCCTGCTGCGGCGGATGGTCGAGGCGGGCGTCACGCATGGCGCGCTGGAGGTGTCCTCTCACGCGCTGGCGCTGCGCCGCGCCGACCACTGCGCCTTCTCCTTCGCGGTCTTCACCAACCTCACCCGCGATCACATGGATTTCCATACCGATGCCACCGACTACTTCGAGGCCAAGGCGCGGCTCTTCTGCGATCCGCTGCTGTTCCCGCGCCACCGCCTGCGCATCAACGTCATCAACGCCGACGACCCCGCCGGCCGCGCCCTCACCGCGCGCGCGGTCGGCCTCACCGTCACCTACGGCATCGAGGGACGCGGCGACGTCATGGCGCGCGACGTCGCGCTGAGCGCTGCCGGCACCTCCTTTCGCGTCCAGACGCCGCAGGGAGTGCTGCCGGTGAACCTGCAGCTGGTGGGGACGTTCAACGTCTACAATGCGCTGGCCGCACTGGCGGTCGCGTTGGGGGTCGGGGTCGAGCTCGAGCCGGCGGTCGCGGCGCTGGAATCGGTGGCGCCGATTCGGGGCCGCTTCGAGCGCGTCGAGGCGGGACAGGATTTCGCGGTCGTAATTGACTACTCCCACACCCCCGACGGGCTGGAGAAGGCCCTGCGCGACGCCCGCCGGCTGGTGCCGGGGCGGCTGCTCGTGGTCTTCGGCGCGGGCGGCGACCGCGACCCCGGCAAGCGCCCATTGATGGGGGAAATCGCCGCGCGCCTGGCCGACCTGGCGTTCATCACCTCCGACAACCCGCGCAGCGAGCCGCCCGAGCGCATCATCCGCGATATCGTCGCCGGCGTCCCGCGGGCGAGCCGGCGCCGCTGCCACACCGAGCCCGACCGGCGCGAGGCGATCCGTCTCGCCCTCGACGAAGCGCGCGCCGGCGACCTCGTCCTGGTCGCGGGCAAGGGCCACGAGACCTACCAGATCTTCGCCGACCGCAGCCTCCATTTCGATGACCGCGAGGTGGTGACCGAGATCGTCGCCGGGCGCAACCGCCAAGCCGGCGGTCGACAGGTGTAG
- the murF gene encoding UDP-N-acetylmuramoyl-tripeptide--D-alanyl-D-alanine ligase — protein sequence MAQFTAAQIVAATGGRLASGSGDARCSGVATDSRAVGAGQCFFALRGERFDGHDFVAPALRAGAAGAVVSRVPEGLPLIGDEAFVVVVADTLRALGDLARLHRARFEVPVIGITGSTGKTTTKDMTAAILARRGPVAATPENYNNEIGVPLALLSLAPGHHAAVIEMAMRAPGEIAYLASLAQPQIGVVTNVGLSHLERLGSADAIADAKGELVEALGRGTAVLNADDPYLERLARRAQGQVVTFGQGAAAQFRATAIAASEQGVGFRLVAPAGEVQVRLGLPGRYLVLNALAAAAAAAQAGAGLEQVAAGLASFSASRRRAEIIETAAGFRVVDDCYNASPASMEAALELLGDLRGERKIAILGDMLELGTTAPELHRALGAQAGLMGLDLVIAVGELGRWIADGAGAAMGPEGVRWASSNEQAAQWALDVLGRGDLVLVKASRAMAFEQIVGRLTGA from the coding sequence ATGGCGCAGTTCACCGCAGCTCAGATTGTCGCCGCGACCGGCGGCCGCCTGGCGTCCGGGTCGGGCGACGCGAGGTGCTCCGGCGTGGCCACCGATTCGCGCGCCGTCGGCGCCGGCCAGTGCTTCTTCGCCCTGCGCGGCGAGCGCTTCGACGGCCATGATTTCGTGGCGCCGGCGCTGCGCGCCGGCGCCGCCGGCGCCGTCGTTTCACGCGTGCCCGAGGGCCTGCCGCTGATCGGCGACGAGGCGTTCGTGGTGGTCGTCGCCGACACCCTGAGAGCGCTCGGCGATCTTGCGCGCCTCCATCGCGCGCGCTTCGAGGTGCCCGTGATCGGGATCACCGGCAGCACCGGCAAGACCACGACCAAGGATATGACCGCCGCCATCCTCGCGCGTCGCGGGCCGGTTGCCGCCACCCCTGAGAACTACAACAACGAGATCGGCGTTCCCCTGGCCCTGCTGTCGCTGGCGCCCGGGCACCACGCCGCAGTGATCGAGATGGCAATGCGGGCCCCGGGCGAAATCGCCTACCTCGCGTCGCTGGCGCAGCCGCAAATCGGGGTGGTGACCAACGTCGGCCTCAGCCATCTCGAGCGCCTGGGCTCGGCCGACGCCATCGCCGACGCCAAGGGCGAACTGGTGGAGGCGCTGGGCCGCGGCACCGCCGTGCTGAACGCGGATGACCCTTATTTGGAGCGGCTGGCGCGGCGCGCGCAGGGGCAGGTCGTCACCTTCGGCCAGGGCGCTGCGGCGCAGTTTCGCGCGACGGCGATAGCCGCCTCGGAGCAAGGCGTCGGCTTCCGTCTGGTCGCGCCTGCGGGTGAGGTGCAGGTGCGCCTGGGCCTCCCCGGGCGCTACCTGGTGCTCAACGCGCTAGCGGCGGCCGCGGCGGCGGCGCAGGCCGGGGCCGGGCTGGAGCAGGTTGCGGCCGGGCTGGCCTCGTTCAGCGCCTCCCGGCGCCGGGCGGAAATCATCGAGACCGCCGCCGGTTTTCGCGTCGTTGACGACTGCTACAACGCCAGCCCCGCCTCCATGGAGGCCGCCCTGGAGCTGCTTGGTGATCTCCGCGGCGAGCGCAAGATCGCGATCTTGGGAGATATGCTGGAGCTGGGAACGACCGCGCCCGAGCTGCACCGAGCGCTCGGTGCGCAGGCGGGGCTGATGGGCCTCGATCTCGTCATCGCCGTCGGCGAGCTCGGGCGGTGGATCGCGGACGGGGCGGGCGCGGCGATGGGGCCGGAAGGGGTGCGCTGGGCGTCCAGCAATGAGCAGGCGGCGCAGTGGGCGCTCGACGTCTTGGGCCGCGGCGACCTGGTGCTGGTCAAGGCGTCGCGGGCAATGGCCTTTGAACAGATCGTGGGGAGGCTGACCGGTGCATGA